From Sporolactobacillus pectinivorans:
TTTCATCTACGCGTCGTTTCCGCTCTTTTTGATGTAGTGGAATGCCCCAATGATGACCGTCCAATCCAAGTGCAACCAAATCACGCCCTCTTAATGGAATATTGGGGTCTAAATACAGTTTTTGCGGCACATAACCGACGAGCTGATTGCCTTTACGAGTAGTGGATTTTCCTCCAATAAAAACAGATCCATCAGAAGGAGAAAGAAGCCCCAAAATTACTTTCAACAACGTGGATTTTCCGGCTCCATTCGGTCCGATCACACCGATAAATTCTCCAGGATACACGGAAAATGTAACCTCTTGCAAAACGCGACGTTTTCCAAACTGTACCTGGATATTTTCCATAGAAAGGATCGGTTTCTTATTTTCTTCCATCACTTGAGCGACTCCGTGGAAGTCCCGTTTTTCAGAGCTTGGATAACGGAATTTGTTTCTGCTTCCATCCATTTCTGATAATGGTAATTCGGCGGCATCGTTTCATACACCCCGACCACCGGTATGTTATTTGTTTTCGCCAGCTTCAGCAAAGCGGTTGTTGCGTCGTCCACTGCCTGACGGTTGTATAAAAACACTTTTACTTGTTTTTTCGAAAACAGGCTTTGTTGAATCTTCACGTCTTGTGGGGAGGGGTCTGTACCGTTCATAACCGCAGCCTGGAACGCCCACGGTGTCTTAATATTTAAGTTTGCCGCCTGCAAGAGATAATCAGAAACCGGCTCTGTGACGGCGACACCGGTGTTGACATAGGTTTGTTTCAGAGTGTCTAAATCATGATTCCATATGCCCAGTGATTGGTCGAATTTATTGAGTTGGTTTTTAAAATAGGAACTATGTGCAGGCATCTGTTTTTCTAATTTCTGTGCGATCAAGGCTGCCACACGCGGCATCGTATCCGGCTTATACCAAAGATGTGGATTGCTTGTGTTGTCGGGATAGCCTAAGGATTTAGCCACGTTGATGATGACCCTTTTTGAATTGGGTGAAGCGGATTCCAAATGATCCATAAAACCATCATATCCCAGCCCATTCTGGACAACGAGGGTAGCTTTCGAAACGACGGAAGCATTTTTGGTGCTTGCTTCATAGGTATGCGGGTCGGTCGCCGGGTTACTCATAATACCTGTAACCGACACATATTTCCCACCAATCTGGCTAATAACATCCGCATACTCATTTTCCGCACCAACGGCGATGATTTTACCTGCGGACGGACCGGTTGAGGAGTTGCTGCATCCCGATAGTCCAAACAACACGATACTCACGATGGTAGCCAAAATCGTAAACCCTACCTGTTTTCTTTTCAATATTAACACTCCCTAAGCAAAGAAATATTCCACGGTGACGATATGAATTTTTGACGAAGACTCCCAATCCGTACATCCTGAAAGCACGCTTTAGAACAAAAACAGATTGCTAGTCAAGCGATGAATACATTTTTCATTGTTGGTGGCAGACTTTAGACAGCTATGTTTTATTGAGCACAATACCGTTTTCCCTTCTTAAATTGTTTTATAAATAGTAACGATTACGATTTATAATAGTGCAGTTGGAAGCACTAGTCAACCAATTTAATAAACTAATTTTGATGAAGCATCAATTCATCATTTGACAAAATGTCAATTTCAGATAATATAATGCTAGTAACGATCAACATCAAAAATAGATTTCTTCTGTAAGAATGGGTGCTGTAGTAAAAATAATTACAAAAAGGGCGTAAAGAATGGCTGAGGAGAATAGATCTATTGGTTCACTATTAAAAGATTTATTAAAACAACGTTCATTATCCATGAAAAAACTTAGTGAACTCACTGAAATCGATACAGCTACCGTCTCGAGGATAATAAACGGAAAAAGAAAAGCAAACCCGCGGCACTTGCAAAAGATTGCTGAATGTTTGGATATTCCCATCACTGATTTATTTGTAGCTGCAAGTTATCTCACTGAACCGCAGCAGAGAAAGTTAGAGTCAAGCAATGATATTCATTCGTCTATTGAAACCATTCAAAATATTATCGAATTTTCTAATTTGTTAAGCAAGAAGTTTACTATTGAAGATGTTAAACATCATCTAGCTCATTATCAACAATATTCCAAAACGGAAGAGGGGCGAGAAACCATTCTAGCGAATTTTGAGGAAAAGCTCCAAAAAGTAGGCAGCATTGGCCCATTCATTGATCATTTAAAGGAGATGTTTGATAAATTTCGTTTAAGAAAGGGCACCCCATATCAACTCGCGGTCATAGGAGGCGCACTATTGTATTTCATTTTACCGGATGATGTTATTCCGGATTACATCTTTCCAATTGGGTATTTAGACGATGCAATCGCTGTGCAGCTTACTTTAAATTTACTATCCAAAAGGCTTTGTTAAACTAATCTGTTGCTTTTCGCTCCATGCGCTCACTTTCCGAAGGCGATCCACCAGCATCGCTTCGGGGTCTCGGTCTGGTTCGCTGTTTCCGCAGGAGCCCACGTACCTTCCGCTCCAATCAGAGGGGGATAGAACCCACATTGAACTTTAGCACAGCCATCCAAAAATGAATGAAACAATTTTAAAAAGAGATATTTCTTTAAGAAGGAGCTTTCTTGCTTTTGACCATTGTACATCATTAAACAATTTCACCCATGGAGCACGAAGCCGCTAAAAAATGGCTTTCTCTCAGAATAGATATAAAAACGAAAGATACCATCTCAAGAATCAAAGGAGCAAAATATGACACAGATCAATGAGGAGTCTCGCGTCTCAAACAAGAAGATTAGAAAAAGACATAGGGTTTTACGCTATATCTTACTAACACTTGCTGTTCTTCTTATTGCAGCAGTCGGTTATGGAACTTATGAATATTACAATCTCCAGCCCCAGCATCATTTCATTAATTTACCGTCTATCGGAAAAACGACCAGCAAAATTAAAGAACGTACTGGAACATTTAATCTGCTTCTCATCGGTTCAGATGCACGGCCGGGCGATCCAGCCGGCCACAGTGATTCGTTACTACTCGTTCATGCGAACCTGGACAACCATACCTATAATATATTAAGCATCCCCCGTGATACCCGGGTTTATATGCCCGGGGTTGGCTATACCAAGCTGACCAGCGTTAATTATATGGATCAGTTGAACCACGGTATCAAACAGGGAACTACTGAAGCTGTTGCAGCGATTTCACAGCTCACAGGTGTGCCGATTAACTACTTTGCTGAGACAAACAACTGGGGTTTTCAGGATATGGTGAACTCCATTGGAGGTATCGATATGGATCTTCCATTCAATGTGACTCTGACCCACCCGTGGTATCCGCAGGACAAGAATAAGACGTTTACAGCCGGTACACATGCTTTGGACGGTCAAATGGTCAATGAGATCGTACACGAGCGCGATTCGGTTCCCGGAACCGATTATGGACGTCAGCAGTTACAGGAAGCCGCACTGATCGGCATCGCTAAGAAAGTGGGACAACCCGCTAATGTAACAAAGTTGCCGAGCCTATTAGGATCTGTTTCAAAGTACTTGATCGCCACTAATATGTCTCAACAAGATATGATCAGTGCCGGATTAAGTGTCATGAGTGATCTCCATCTGCAGCAGCAAATTCATTATCTCCAGATTAAAGGAACGAGTGAAGTGCTGTATGATGATATGCTGAAGGCAAACAACGATGAGGTAGTCCTTGATCCAAGTCAACTGCAAAGTCTCGCAAAGAAGTACTTTACGAACTAAACTTGTCATAGTTTTCCTAAAGCAATACGTAAAAAAATCAGCCGCATTCAATGGTGGCTGATTTTTTTACGTATTTTTAATGTCTGCTTTTCTTTCTTTCGATAAGCGAATTTCTGAACCCTTCATACGAAAAAATGAAGCCGCCACAGGCTGACTAGAAAAGTTATCGGATACCTAACTGCTGTTTTTTGCCGGGAACTGTCATGATTGTTTAGGTTTAATCACTTGCTCCCCTCTGTAATAACCATCCTTATCTACACGATGTGAACGATGATAGTTGCCGGTCACCGGATCGCGGGACAGGTTTGGGGCACTTAACTTTTGATGTGTCCTCCTTTTCTTTTTCCTTGTCTGTGACGTCCTTCTTTTTGGTACGGCCATAAGTAATCCTCCTCTACAGAAAAATAAACCACAAGCTTAGTAAGGCAGTCTTGGCCTGTCTTTTTGTGATTTAATCGCTTTTTGTGTCTGGTGATGCGTTTTTATTCGGACTTGTTAATTCTCGTCTTGCTCGTGACCGTTCACTTATATTGACTTTGCTGCGACTCCTTTCTTCCCGTAATTTCAGAAATCGCGTCATGCTTTCTTTTCCAGTGGAACGCCTCCTGACGACTACAAATAGAAACAGCCAGTTGTATGAGGAGGATATAGATTGCGCCCAAAAAGAAAAACAAAAGTCCTAATAGATGAAGAACCATGATCCAGCCTCTTTACAAAAAAATATTCACTCGCTTATGGGAAACGGTGTAAAGCTTTAACAGTGTTTTGTATAAATCGTAACAATTACGTTTTATGCTTTTTATTTAAACATTATTCCTACTTCCATGCAAGTATTTTTGCTCACTTTTTCAGGTCAAAAGCCAACCCGGAAATGCAGCCCCTCCTATTATTTCACATAATGAGGGTACATATGATGAAACGCGCGCCCTATTGCTTCAATCATGCATCGCTGGAGTTCTTATGCTGCTTGCTCAGTAGTTAAAATCAGATAGTCAATCAGACCCTGATCACCGAGTCTGGACTTTTCAATTCTCTACTTTTCCGTTGCTTTGTCGTTGGGGATTCCTATACGATTTTGCTCAGCATTGCTCCTATAATGATGCATTCCTGGCTTCTCTTGAGACAATAGCTTACAGCGATGACACACTCGCCTGTTTCCGTTTTGCCTCGGCAAGGGCTATCGCTTGGCTTAGTAACCATTTTCACTTATAATAGCATGTAAATCGTAATAATTACGATCTACATGCTATTACTTTTGAGGTGATCAATACATGCAAAACATCATCATTGTCGGCGCAGGGGCGTCAGGTATCGGACTCGGCGTACTGCTTAAAAAAGCGGGAATCCATCACTTCTCCATTTTAGAGCAGGATAAAATCGGATCCTCCTTCAACCAGTGACCAAAGGAAATGCGCATGATCACACCATCGTTTCCTGGGCAGGGATTTGGCGCTCTGGATCTAAATGCAATCGTTCCGGATACATCGCCGGCCTATACATTCGGGAAAGAACATCTGAGCGGTAAAGACTATGCCAACTATCTCCGCTTACTCTCCGATTATTTCCAACTCCCGGTTCACGAGCAATTTGTTGGCTGATAACTGTTCACCTCGATCATTTGCTCCGTCTCACTTCTTCTTGTTCTGTTTCTCTTACCGGGCTTATTTTGACAGGTGTGTAAACAAAGTTAAGGAGACCTTTGACATGACACGCGTACCAATAACCCTTTTATCGGGCTTTCTAGGGTCAGGAAAAACAACGCTGCTGCTGCATTTGCTTCGGAACAGACCGGAAGGCAGCCGCATCGGTATCATCATCAATGATATGGCTGAGGTCAATGTCGACGCAAAAACCATTCAACACAGTCCGTTCTTCAAGGACGACGATCAGCTCATCGGATTAACAGGCGGAAGTATCAGCACAGACTTGATCTGTGATCTGCAGAATGCGGTCTATAAACTGGCTGCTTCCAAAACCGTGGATCTGATTCTCATTGAAGCTTCGGGCATCTCACGGCCGCAACTTATTGTCAAAAAAATCGTCCAAGGAAGAAATAAAAGCGGAAAAAGAATCCGGGATATCACCCGCGTCGACACGACAGCCACCGTCGTCGATGCTGTACGGTTGGCAGGTTTACTTACCCCTGAGGAGGGAAAATTCGACGCAGCGTACGTGGATACGAATCAGCTGATGATGAATCAGATAGACTTTTGCAATGTACTGATTATTAATAAAACGGATGATCTGAGCGCTGATTCTACTGCCTATTTGCTGAGTGTCGTCCGAGCACTCCAACCGCAAGCCCGCGTGATTGCCACATCATACGGCCGCATNNNNNNNNNNNNNNNNNNTCTGAGCGCTGACTGCCTATTTGCTGAGTGTCGTCCGAGCACTCCAACCGCAAGCCCGCGTGATTGCCACATCATACGGCCGCATCGTCCCTGAAGCATTGATCAACACCCATTTATTCAATGAGCGGCAGACCATTATAGACTCCGACGATACGGAAGATCTCAGCACTTTCCGGCAAAACGAAGCAGACCGGGCCGGTATCCGCTCGTTTGTCTATCGCAGACGTCATCCGTTCCATCCGCTTCGACTTGATAACTGGCTCGATCTGTGGCCAAAGGAAATTATCCGCTGCAAAGGAGTGATGTGGCTAGCTACACAGCCGTTGACTGTATTTAAAATATCTCAATCTGGCCGAGCCATGGATATTGCCCCCGTCGGTTACTGGATCGCGACACTGAAGCACGATGAGATTCAAAAAATGCTTCGAATTCGCAAAGGACTGAGCGACATCTGGGATCCGCGTTTTGGTGATCGAATGATTGAATTGGTTTTTATTGGGAAAAACATGGACCGTGAGAAAATCATCAACGAGCTCGATCATTGCCTGTACCAGGACGGCGAAGTTGTCGATTTTCAGCAAGATCCCTTCCGTCTTTCCCCGGTAGTAACGGCAACGCAGTAAAAGGCACGTCAATATCTGGACATTGATCGACAGTTCAGGTGGAAGAACACACTGAAAAGCAAAGCAGACAAAATAAAAATAATCCGCGTCCCAAGCCTGCTGCCTGAAGCGGATTACTTTTTTGTGCTCTTCTATACTATAGAGAGTGAAAAGTTCTGTGTAAATAAACAAAAGGATAACCCCTAAATGGGATTTTATGGTATCCTCTCTTTACCACAAGCGAGGAGAAAAATCACCTAGGGTTATCGTGTTTCTAGTTTACCCTGTCTCAGTGTGATTGACTAGGGCCATGTTAAAATATATTGATTCCGTACTTCTGTTGTTCCGTTCCCGTTTCCATAGATTCGCTGCGTTTCAATGGTTTGTTGTGATTATCACCGGTCTGATGATTCGTTCCGACTGTCTCGGTGTCACCTCTGTGATTCGTGACTTAGCGCTTCATCCGAAGGGGTATGAATCCATGATTCATTTTTTCCGTTCCTCCGCCTGGTCTCTGGATGAGCTGCGTCACCAGTGGTTGCGTGTTGTTCTCAAGGTTGCACCGCTCAGACGGGAGGGTGAAGCGGTCATTCTTGTTGGGGACGGCGTTAAACAGGCGAAAGAAGCACGCTTCATGCCCGGTGTGAAGAAACTGTATCAGGAATCCGAGGATGTGTCCAAGTCTGCCTTCATCTTTGGGCATCTCTGGGGATCCGTTGGCCTTCTCATTGGAGACGCCGGAAAAACGTTTTGTCTGCCACTCTCTCTTCGTCTTCATGATGGTATTCAGACGATTCACCAGTGGGAAAATGACGGTGAAGCACAGGGCTCCCATGTCGTGCAGATGATTGATCAAGGATTTTCAGCCGCTCGAGTGTTGGGGCGCGCGTTGTTTTTACTCGATCGCTATTTCTTGTCCGTGCCTGCCCTCCGTCGTTTGAATCAGCGGAATCAGGAAGAGCGCACGCGATTGGATCTGGTCACCAAAGCCAAAACTTCCTGTGTGGCTTATGAACATCCCGTTCAAACTGGAGGCCGGGGACGTCCACGAAAG
This genomic window contains:
- a CDS encoding metal ABC transporter solute-binding protein, Zn/Mn family, which translates into the protein MKRKQVGFTILATIVSIVLFGLSGCSNSSTGPSAGKIIAVGAENEYADVISQIGGKYVSVTGIMSNPATDPHTYEASTKNASVVSKATLVVQNGLGYDGFMDHLESASPNSKRVIINVAKSLGYPDNTSNPHLWYKPDTMPRVAALIAQKLEKQMPAHSSYFKNQLNKFDQSLGIWNHDLDTLKQTYVNTGVAVTEPVSDYLLQAANLNIKTPWAFQAAVMNGTDPSPQDVKIQQSLFSKKQVKVFLYNRQAVDDATTALLKLAKTNNIPVVGVYETMPPNYHYQKWMEAETNSVIQALKNGTSTESLK
- a CDS encoding helix-turn-helix domain-containing protein, coding for MAEENRSIGSLLKDLLKQRSLSMKKLSELTEIDTATVSRIINGKRKANPRHLQKIAECLDIPITDLFVAASYLTEPQQRKLESSNDIHSSIETIQNIIEFSNLLSKKFTIEDVKHHLAHYQQYSKTEEGRETILANFEEKLQKVGSIGPFIDHLKEMFDKFRLRKGTPYQLAVIGGALLYFILPDDVIPDYIFPIGYLDDAIAVQLTLNLLSKRLC
- a CDS encoding LCP family protein; the encoded protein is MTQINEESRVSNKKIRKRHRVLRYILLTLAVLLIAAVGYGTYEYYNLQPQHHFINLPSIGKTTSKIKERTGTFNLLLIGSDARPGDPAGHSDSLLLVHANLDNHTYNILSIPRDTRVYMPGVGYTKLTSVNYMDQLNHGIKQGTTEAVAAISQLTGVPINYFAETNNWGFQDMVNSIGGIDMDLPFNVTLTHPWYPQDKNKTFTAGTHALDGQMVNEIVHERDSVPGTDYGRQQLQEAALIGIAKKVGQPANVTKLPSLLGSVSKYLIATNMSQQDMISAGLSVMSDLHLQQQIHYLQIKGTSEVLYDDMLKANNDEVVLDPSQLQSLAKKYFTN
- the rpmF gene encoding 50S ribosomal protein L32, which codes for MAVPKRRTSQTRKKKRRTHQKLSAPNLSRDPVTGNYHRSHRVDKDGYYRGEQVIKPKQS
- a CDS encoding CobW family GTP-binding protein, with protein sequence MTRVPITLLSGFLGSGKTTLLLHLLRNRPEGSRIGIIINDMAEVNVDAKTIQHSPFFKDDDQLIGLTGGSISTDLICDLQNAVYKLAASKTVDLILIEASGISRPQLIVKKIVQGRNKSGKRIRDITRVDTTATVVDAVRLAGLLTPEEGKFDAAYVDTNQLMMNQIDFCNVLIINKTDDLSADSTAYLLSVVRALQPQARVIATSYGR
- a CDS encoding CobW family GTP-binding protein — translated: MLSVVRALQPQARVIATSYGRIVPEALINTHLFNERQTIIDSDDTEDLSTFRQNEADRAGIRSFVYRRRHPFHPLRLDNWLDLWPKEIIRCKGVMWLATQPLTVFKISQSGRAMDIAPVGYWIATLKHDEIQKMLRIRKGLSDIWDPRFGDRMIELVFIGKNMDREKIINELDHCLYQDGEVVDFQQDPFRLSPVVTATQ
- a CDS encoding transposase, encoding MLKYIDSVLLLFRSRFHRFAAFQWFVVIITGLMIRSDCLGVTSVIRDLALHPKGYESMIHFFRSSAWSLDELRHQWLRVVLKVAPLRREGEAVILVGDGVKQAKEARFMPGVKKLYQESEDVSKSAFIFGHLWGSVGLLIGDAGKTFCLPLSLRLHDGIQTIHQWENDGEAQGSHVVQMIDQGFSAARVLGRALFLLDRYFLSVPALRRLNQRNQEERTRLDLVTKAKTSCVAYEHPVQTGGRGRPRKKGTRLKVNTLFDTQANQFQATRLSLYDKEERISYLCRDLLWGQGLYQDLRFVLVVMGGRRSILVSTDPSLEPETIIRLYARRFTTETTFRALKQSLGAFTYHFWSRSMPKLNRYRKSDEAEPLDQVTEENVQKRICQTVKAIEGFMMCSCIAMGLLQMIALRKENKRQNKAFRFLRTPSKRAASEATIMAYLRQTIFQRFAQNQHLTITQIIQEKQETPEVHDELLIS